In Anopheles gambiae chromosome 2, idAnoGambNW_F1_1, whole genome shotgun sequence, a single window of DNA contains:
- the LOC1272804 gene encoding protein RUFY3 isoform X3: MRALGIAQPNNHHQTTVASNNTTTSTSSSSSTTASNVGSVGASTGGSAAAGINGKNGNGDGHHHGPGATLITLPRAIPAGTGSAGDGHHRLPGGQLRTAGHGGVVAGGGSVSDTAAQDTIYLCNFRVTVDGEWLCLKELQDLDIKDGQAGGGGGGSGGADALGGGGGGAGGGTSDCNALNSFGIIENVKCEEKIIERDWVNYYSRDPASIERSNLVKICKLVVKELLEQSLRFGRMLDSDHLPLQHFFIVLEHVLRHGLKPKKGLLGPKKELWDILQSVERYCVEAMDITSSVRDLPTVRTHMGRARAWLRLALMQKKLADYLQVLIEHRDDSLAEYYEPHALMLSDEIIIIVGILVGLNVIDCNLCVKEEDLDSQQGVIDFSLYLRSSSRNSPDEENNGGVGGGIDDSATGAMTAVLDQKNYIEELNRHLNATVANLQAKVESLTTTNALMKEDLAIARNSLMALQAENAALRRASQHGHPIEDKTNVLDRFDPEMAETLAEERKKRQEIEKELDLQVSLKAETEMAMKLLEKDIHEKQDTIVSLRRQLEDIKSINLDMYRKLQECELELTQKGEMVSRLQIKASQIGKILSNLERKGAADAMTDSQISTLNSFTGGGVSSPSGSGTYGGGLVGPPNKKPHLKIGTIPPFNANKLRKSPSVGASAAAAATTAAGSASSTTTTTTTTATTATTAAAAATIAPAEGSNTALKGVSGEGQQSVQDLQKRLSSPPKVDLGGKPSDSERTADLSSEAKLPSE, encoded by the exons ATGCGTGCGTTGGGCATTGCACAGCCGAACAACCATCATCAAACGACGGTcgccagcaacaacaccaccacctccacctcctcctcctcctccaccaccgccagcaaTGTCGGCAGCGTCGGTGCGtcgaccggtggcagcgcggCGGCCGGGATCAACGGTAAGAACGGCAACGGAGATGGACACCATCACGGACCGGGTGCCACCCTGATTACGCTACCCCGTGCCATCCCCGCCGGCACCGGGTCGGCCGGCGATGGACACCACCGCCTACCGGGTGGGCAGCTGCGGACAGCCGGACACGGTGGCGTGGTGGCCGGCGGGGGCAGCGTCAGCGATACCGCCGCCCAGGACACGATCTATCTGTGCAACTTTCGCGTCACCGTCGACGGCGAGTGGCTCTGTCTGAAGGAGCTGCAGGATCTCGATATCAAAGACGGCCAggcgggcggtggcggcggcggcagcggcggggCCGATGCGCTGGGCGGCGGCGGAGGTGGTGCGGGCGGAGGAACCAGTGACTGCAACGCACTCAATAGTTTCGGTATAATAGAGAACGTAAAATGCGAAGAGAAGATTATCGAGCGCGATTGGGTTAACTACTACT CTCGCGATCCGGCCTCTATCGAGCGGAGCAATCTGGTGAAGATATGCAAACTGGTGGTGAAGGAATTGTTGGAGCAGTCGCTGCGCTTTGGCCGCATGCTCGACTCGGACCACCTTCCGCTGCAGCACTTTTTCATCGTACTGGAGCACGTTCTGCGCCATGGGCTGAAGCCAAAGAAGGGTCTGCTGGGACCCAAAAAGGAGCTGTGGGACATTTTACAAAGCGTCGAGCGGTACTGCGTTGAAGCGATGGATATTACTTCCTCCGTGCGCGATCTGCCCACGGTACGAACGCACATGGGACGCGCCCGAGCGTGGTTGCGTTTGGCGCTGATGCAAAAGAAGCTTGCGGACTATCTGCAGGTGCTGATCGAGCATCGGGATGACTCGCTAGCCGAGTATTACGAACCGCACGCGCTAATGTTGAGCGATGAG ATAATTATCATCGTCGGCATTCTCGTGGGCCTGAATGTGATCGATTGCAATCTGTGCGTGAAGGAGGAAGACCTGGACTCGCAGCAAGGTGTGATCGATTTTTCGCTGTACCTTCGCTCCAGCTCGCGCAACAGCCCGGACGAGGAAAACAATGGTGGTGTTGGGGGTGGGATCGATGACAGTGCCACCGGTGCCATGACGGCCGTGCTGGACCAGAAGAACTACATCGAAGAACTGAACCGACATCTCAA TGCTACGGTGGCGAACCTGCAGGCTAAGGTTGAATCACTCACCACGACCAACGCGCTCATGAAGGAAGATTTGGCAATCGCACGGAACAGCCTAATGGCGCTGCAGGCCGAAAATGCTGCCCTCCGAAGGGCGTCCCAGCATGGGCACCCGATCGAGGACAAGACGAACGTGCTGGACCGGTTCGATCCCGAGATGGCGGAAACACTGGCGGAAGAGCGCAAAAAACGGCAGGAAATCGAAAAGGAGCTGGATCTTCAA GTATCGCTGAAAGCGGAAACGGAAATGGCCATGAAGCTGCTGGAGAAGGATATACACGAAAAGCAGGATACGATCGTGTCGCTGCGTCGCCAGCTCGAGGATATCAAGTCGATCAATCTCGACATGTACCGTAAGCTACAG GAATGCGAGTTGGAATTGACCCAGAAGGGTGAGATGGTATCGCGGTTACAGATCAAAGCATCACAGATCGGGAAAATACTGTCAAATCTGGAACGGAAGGGTGCGGCCGATGCAATGACCGATTCCCAGATCAGCACACTCAACTCGTTCACTGGGGGAGGCGTTTCGTCCCCGTCAGGTAGCGGAACGTACGGGGGTGGGCTAGTGGGACCGCCGAATAAGAAACCGCACCTCAAGATCGGCACCATTCCTCCCTTCAATGCGAACAAGCTGAGGAAATCTCCGTCAGTCGGTGCAtcggcagcagccgcagcgaCAACGGCTGCCGGATCTGCAAGcagcaccacaaccaccactactaccactgctaccactgctactactgctgctgctgctgcaactatAGCTCCTGCCGAAGGGTCTAACACTGCGTTAAAGGGGGTATCAGGGGAAGGACAGCAGTCGGTGCAGGACTTGCAGAAAAGACTATCATCACCTCCGAAGGTGGATCTTGGTGGAAAGCCATCAGACAGCGAACGAACTGCGGATCTATCGAGTGAAGCTAAACTACCCAGCGAATAA